The following coding sequences are from one Leishmania major strain Friedlin complete genome, chromosome 36 window:
- a CDS encoding putative protein kinase, with translation MSHFCRSLSRTPPRGGAISMPRDLSQTPAISRLGSTVKTPHIQKCVVDQTEDDDHPLEHMTVYFEEENLRLVTTGLLGKGGFGKVFDAVSNSGEAYALKVSSKRMSENDWKRLKEEVTLMSHFSRHPNIVKFYAAGRDEDRAYVVMERCAGKSLHDVIASRSLDVPEILWIGWALVNTISYIHSKGCIHRDLKPQNLLFDSEGSLKITDFGLSSRISEAHPRKTVAGTAMYMAPEMATEVYKRMTKNSDAPSLSYGKEVDTWSIGVVLYVLLTRMNPYLEAIEQKGMRQLDKEHKSLVLFNAVAGAAWSWPREWRGDPQLCRLVERVLHREPSRRATLMEVLEDSVWNRRPLSCPLSLLQKLNLLEPSPSSGLPLNNLAENLQFRPKRSAEAVLREGLERIEATEQRGRAQLELEYYETYNVLWSLLTLARAEEDARVDILQSEEVQRGKVRNQFLARQSARGRCGSVSLVSEAADREVAASRTSRSVRRSVSLTEQERGRLVRSSPVQYAVVYPGRDTATRWNLRAVVSLPRDMTAEIEREFKCMNGHVMTKLTSMPHGYNGFDCNVCDRGILKITGESPAFRCYKCDYDVCMKCAYSGKFKDVNFVCVTCAKRFTSTAKLQGHTLRCRGPSESPSPRRSSRMHTMLWDEPKRPSLLEVQLPEVPQSEPKLRDSLCRSGRPTYNRTSTGGRISIGDPNAHSVVDFDAMVAEHREADFPKVSARAPATGRESSQKRERAGSRRGRPSTSSSGSLSLDLPPQVQVPSKESRAQVEPRSSAELRDIMEEVEQRKQALPRDPLLSGPATPPQYNCNGEIIGIAARRRAESLEMARAEVITIRAEVADRPRELQHQPRVPRSASLSRAEKGLQSPHKRRREEWQQPVHAPSSSGTAKRAAVEEHVVKHAIMPPEVPRGRAHQQRAPSVSGHTAQGGPPLPRRGPAAPSPAAALKAHLGVFQAPAAIPPKNFASILPSRYSMTNAMAPTCNISTTRPADGAGAATVALGQGGAPTYSHVLGRPNGAFLALPREERNRQQFLDDFLSGGWVRFYSFTNEDTIVMYYSLQPGRYGAMFPTEAGVGTAVLDVYSKLILYVPCMNNESTNRSQPHPHVQTFYDEEARILSLPEAQRYLGGVLRCITGFVDEFTRLKAEGLTPAAVHAAYIHHRSMSHVPRDTKFVYIRKVFPDPSGSFTLFRLSNLRSQVVCNAMVDIRWQSDRRHNVGQKYYINADGTAEPFLVDQTGILSQLETVLNNNFRR, from the coding sequence ATGTCGCACTTTTGCCGCTCGTTGTCGAGGACTCCACCACGGGGTGGAGCGATATCTATGCCGCGCGATTTGTCGCAGACCCCAGCCATCTCTCGACTTGGAAGCACCGTGAAGACGCCGCACATCCAAAAATGTGTCGTTGACCAAACAGAGGATGATGATCATCCACTGGAGCACATGACGGTCTATTTTGAGGAGGAGAACCTTAGACTGGTTACCACCGGGCTGCTTGGAAAGGGTGGGTTTGGAAAGGTATTTGATGCCGTTTCGAACAGCGGCGAGGCCTACGCGCTCAAGGTGTCATCGAAACGCATGAGCGAAAACGACTGGAAGCGActgaaggaggaggtgacaCTCATGAGCCATTTCTCGCGCCATCCCAACATTGTCAAATTCTACGCTGCTGGTAGGGATGAAGATCGTGCCTACGTAGTAATGGAGAGATGCGCAGGCAAGTCGCTTCACGACGTCATAGCCAGCAGGAGTCTTGACGTGCCAGAGATCTTGTGGATTGGGTGGGCCCTGGTGAACACCATCTCCTACATTCATTCCAAAGGCTGCATTCACCGCGACCTGAAGCCACAGAATCTCCTGTTTGACAGCGAAGGTAGTTTGAAGATAACAGATTTTGGACTTTCCAGCCGCATATCAGAGGCGCATCCTCGCAAGACGGTCGCCGGTACAGCAATGTACATGGCTCCTGAAATGGCGACTGAGGTTTACAAGCGAATGACAAAAAACTCGGACGCCCCTTCGCTGAGCTATGGCAAGGAGGTGGACACGTGGAGTATTGGTGTAGTCCTCTACGTGCTCTTGACACGCATGAATCCGTATCTGGAGGCGATCGAACAGAAAGGTATGCGCCAACTGGACAAGGAGCACAAATCGCTTGTCCTCTTCAACGCTGTAGCGGGTGCTGCGTGGAGTTGGCCAAGGGAGTGGAGGGGAGATCCACAGCTCTGCCGACTTGTGGAGCGCGTGTTGCACCGCGAGCCTTCGCGGCGCGCCACGCTGATGGAGGTGCTCGAGGACTCTGTGTGGAACCGCCGGCCACTGTCCTGCCCACTTTCGCTGCTCCAGAAGCTCAACTTGCTGGAACCTTCGCCGTCGAGTGGCCTGCCTCTGAACAACCTTGCCGAGAATCTACAATTCCGCCCGAAGCGATCGGCGGAGGCAGTGCTGCGCGAAGGGCTAGAGCGTATCGAAGCCACTGAGCAACGCGGtcgtgcgcagctggagcTTGAGTACTACGAAACCTACAATGTCCTCTGGAGCCTTCTTACTCTGGCGCGGGCGGAAGAGGACGCCAGGGTTGACATCCTCCAGTccgaggaggtgcagcgaggAAAGGTGCGCAATCAGTTTCTGGCTCGCCAGTCTGCCCGTGGGAGGTGTGGCAGCGTCTCATTGGTGTCAGAGGCTGCCGATCGCGAGGTAGCCGCATCTCGCACGTCTCGATCAGTGCGTCGCAGCGTCAGCTTGACCGAGCAGGAGCGGGGCAGACTTGTGCGTTCTAGCCCGGTCCAATACGCAGTGGTGTACCCGGGGCGCGACACCGCCACTCGTTGGAACCTTCGCGCCGTGGTATCGTTGCCACGCGACATGACAGCCGAGATCGAGCGCGAGTTCAAATGCATGAACGGGCATGTAATGACAAAGTTGACCTCGATGCCGCACGGCTACAACGGCTTCGATTGCAATGTGTGCGATCGCGGCATTCTTAAGATCACGGGCGAGTCACCGGCATTCCGATGCTACAAGTGCGACTACGATGTTTGCATGAAATGTGCGTACTCCGGCAAGTTCAAAGACGTCAACTTTGTCTGTGTGACGTGCGCGAAGCGCTTCACCTCCACCGCAAAGCTACAGGGGCATACCTTGCGCTGTCGCGGCCCGAGCGAAAGTCCCTCACCGCGGCGATCGTCTCGCATGCACACGATGCTCTGGGACGAGCCGAAGAGACCGAGCCTGCTGGAGGTACAGCTGCCTGAGGTTCCCCAGAGTGAGCCGAAGCTGCGCGACAGCCTCTGCCGCTCCGGACGCCCCACGTATAACCGCACATCGACCGGTGGCCGCATCAGCATTGGAGACCCGAATGCGCACAGTGTGGTGGACTTCGACGCAATGGTAGCCGAGCACCGCGAGGCTGACTTTCCCAAGgtgagcgcacgcgcacctgccACCGGCCGCGAATCCTCGCAGAAACGGGAGCGCGCAGGTAGTCGGCGTGGCCGACCATCCACCTCGTCTAGCGGCAGCCTTTCACTAGACTTGCCGCCGCAGGTGCAGGTACCAAGCAAGGAGTCGCGCGCACAGGTGGAGCCGCGCAGCTCGGCCGAGCTGCGCGATAtcatggaggaggtggagcagcggaAGCAGGCACTGCCCCGTGACCCCCTCTTGTCCGGGCCGGCCACACCGCCGCAGTACAACTGCAACGGTGAGATCATCGGCATtgctgctcgtcgccgcGCAGAGAGCCTGGAGATGGCGCGCGCGGAAGTCATCACAATCCGCGCCGAGGTCGCGGACCGGccgcgcgagctgcagcatcagccgcgtgtgccgcgcagcgcctctttATCGAGAGCGGAGAAGGGGCTTCAGAGCCCCCACAAGCGCCGTCGCGAGGAGTGGCAGCAGCCCGTGCATGCGCCGTCTTCATCCGGTACGGCGAAGCGAGCCGCCGTGGAGGAGCACGTGGTGAAGCATGCCATCATGCCGCCTGAGGTGCCACGCGGGCGAGCACATCAGCAGCGTGCTCCCTCCGTTAGCGGGCATACCGCACAGGGCGGTccaccactgccgcgccgcggcccagccGCGCCATCTCCTGCAGCCGCTTTGAAGGCACACCTCGGTGTCTTCCAGGCCCCTGCTGCGATTCCTCCCAAGAACTTTGCCTCCATCCTGCCGTCGCGCTACTCCATGACGAACGCAATGGCGCCCACGTGCAACATTTCGACAACAAGGCCGGCGGACGGAGCAGGGGCTGCGACTGTTGCTCTTGGCCAGGGGGGTGCTCCGACATACAGCCATGTGCTGGGCCGGCCCAACGGCGCCTTTTTGGCGTTGCCGCGCGAGGAGCGGAATCGCCAGCAATTCTTGGACGACTTTCTTAGCGGTGGCTGGGTGCGTTTTTACTCTTTCACAAACGAGGACACCATCGTCATGTACTACTCACTGCAGCCTGGTCGCTACGGGGCCATGTTTCCCACCGAGGCAGGTGTCGGCACTGCTGTGTTGGACGTGTACTCGAAACTGATCCTCTACGTGCCGTGCATGAACAACGAGAGCACGAACCGCAGCCAACCCCACCCACACGTACAAACGTTTTATGACGAAGAGGCACGCATTCTTAGCCTGCCTGAGGCGCAGCGGTACCTGGGCGGCGTGCTACGCTGCATCACTGGATTTGTAGATGAGTTTACCCGCTTGAAGGCCGAGGGACTTActccggcggcggtgcatgCTGCCTACATCCACCACCGTAGCATGTCCCACGTGCCGCGGGATACGAAGTTCGTGTACATTCGAAAAGTATTCCCCGACCCGTCTGGGTCTTTCACGCTGTTCCGCCTCTCGAACCTGCGCTCGCAAGTCGTTTGCAACGCTATGGTGGACATTCGCTGGCAGAGCGACCGGCGCCATAACGTTGGCCAAAAGTATTACATCAACGCGGACGGCACCGCTGAGCCTTTTCTCGTCGATCAAACCGGAATTCTGTCGCAGCTGGAGACGGTCCTCAACAACAATTTCAGGAGATGA
- a CDS encoding putative NADH dehydrogenase, protein MLRSTLRRLTKPNVVVLGTGWAGSYAAHHVDPNLCNIHVISTRNHMVFTPLLPQTTTGTLEFRSVCEPITNIQPALAKPPHRFLRSVIYDVDFDEKQVKCVGVGVVGGSENVPVNTFSVPYDYLIMAYGARPNTFNIPGVEDKAFFLREVNEARGIRKRLVQNIMTANLPTTSIAEAKRLLHTVVVGGGPTGIEFAANLAEFFREDIKNVNTSLLPYCKVTVLEAGEVLGSFDNALRRYGQLRLNQLGVEIRKTAVVGVTDEEVFTKSGEVLPTGLVVWSTGVGSGPVTKALKCDKTNRGRISIDDHLRVLRDGKPIPNVFAAGDCAANNERPLPTLAAVASRQGRYIGKETNNLLKGKQMSKPFVYRSLGSMASIGNRTAIVSLGDKFKFDLNGCAALWVWKSAYLTILGSIRSKLYVIVNWAGSQIFGRDITYIGDLAEDRMYSALAVEEVSKEMNRKKTPEMPHGVNPESSYTSAVEKEGAHKGFLPRKLAESTPLAPHGQAIEGSQVAHAAAAATSAEPAKKM, encoded by the coding sequence ATGTTGCGCAGCACGTTGCGGCGGCTGACGAAGCCGAACGTCGTGGTGCTAGGCACGGGGTGGGCTGGCTCCTACGCTGCTCACCACGTTGACCCTAACTTGTGCAACATCCACGTCATCTCAACTCGCAACCACATGGTCTTcaccccgctgctgccgcagacGACGACTGGCACGCTTGAGTTCCGCTCCGTATGTGAGCCCATCACGAACATTCAGCCTGCTCTTGCAaagccgccgcaccgcttcCTTCGCAGCGTCATCTACGACGTGGATTTCGACGAGAAGCAGGTGAAGTGTGTGGGCGTCGGCGTTGTTGGCGGCTCGGAGAATGTGCCGGTCAACACATTTAGCGTCCCGTATGACTACCTCATCATGGCGTACGGCGCCCGCCCCAACACATTCAACATTCCTGGCGTGGAGGACAAAGCGTTCTTCCTGCGTGAGGTGAACGAGGCCCGCGGTATCCGCAAGCGCCTCGTGCAAAACATCATGACCGCTAATCTTCCAACCACCTCGAtcgcggaggcgaagcggctgctgcacacggTGGTCGTGGGTGGCGGTCCAACAGGTATCGAGTTTGCCGCCAACCTCGCCGAGTTCTTCCGGGAAGACATCAAGAACGTCAACACCTCACTGCTGCCGTACTGTAAGGTGACCGTGCTGGAGGCGGGTGAGGTGCTCGGATCCTTTGATaacgcgctgcggcgataCGGCCAGCTCCGGCTGAACCAGCTGGGTGTCGAAATCCGCAAGACAGCCGTAGTGGGTGTGACAGACGAAGAAGTGTTCACCAAGTCaggcgaggtgctgccgacGGGGTTGGTGGTGTGGAGCACCGGTGTCGGCTCGGGTCCGGTCACGAAGGCCCTGAAGTGCGACAAGACGAATCGCGGACGCATCTCCATCGACGACCACTTGCGCGTTCTGCGCGATGGCAAGCCGATCCCGAACGTGTTTGCCGCTGGTGACTGCGCGGCCAACAACGAGAGaccgctgccgacgctggccgccgtcgcctcaCGCCAGGGCCGCTACATCGGGAAGGAGACGAACAATCTGCTCAAGGGAAAGCAGATGAGTAAACCGTTTGTGTACCGCAGTCTGGGTAGCATGGCCTCCATCGGCAACCGCACCGCCATCGTCTCGCTCGGCGACAAGTTTAAGTTTGACCTGAACGGCTGTGCGGCGCTGTGGGTGTGGAAAAGTGCCTACCTCACGATTCTCGGATCGATCCGCAGCAAGCTATACGTAATCGTTAATTGGGCAGGCAGCCAGATCTTCGGCCGCGATATCACGTACATCGGCGACCTTGCTGAGGACCGCATGTACTCGGCCCTggcagtggaggaggtgTCGAAGGAGATGAACCGCAAGAAGACTCCCGAAATGCCGCACGGTGTGAATCCAGAGAGCAGCTATACATCTGCCGTCGAGAAAGAGGGTGCTCACAAGGGATTCCTGCCTCGAAAGCTTGCGGAGTCGACCCCACTGGCTCCGCACGGACAAGCCATCGAGGGCTCCCAGGTGGCtcacgcagcagccgctgccacgtCGGCCGAACCCGCAAAGAAAATGTAG
- a CDS encoding putative ubiquinone biosynthesis methyltransferase yields MLHYTRLGRNMGLGDAYVKKVFDTVASKYDMMNDVLSLGIHRIWKKHFVEHCVCPLPGGKFLDVAGGTGDIAFRITDSIRARGQSFGIVPKTLDGTKVVVCDINAMMLKEGQKRAEREGYMDIDWACASGEELPFENGAFDCYTVSFGIRNFSDRPKALREAFRVLKVGGALHVLEFSKLTCPLLSGPYDLWSYGFMPQVGRMLADEESYRYLVDSIRAFPDQETFAQMIRDAGFGYVRYENLTGGIVCIHTGVKTTLTPITTRTGCDIPTQNASEATSEVRPEPNSA; encoded by the coding sequence ATGCTGCATTACACACGATTGGGCCGTAACATGGGCCTTGGTGATGCCTACGTGAAGAAAGTCTTCGACACCGTGGCGTCCAAGTACGACATGATGAACGACGTTCTCTCTTTAGGCATTCACCGTATCTGGAAAAAGCACTTTGTCGAGCATTGTGTTTGCCCGTTGCCTGGTGGCAAGTTCCTGGATGTTGCGGGTGGAACGGGCGATATTGCCTTCAGGATAACTGACAGTATCCGTGCCCGCGGGCAGTCTTTTGGTATAGTGCCGAAGACTCTTGATGGCACAAAAGTTGTTGTATGTGATATAAACGCTATGATGCTCAAGGAAGGTCAGAAGCGTGCGGAGCGCGAGGGCTACATGGACATCGACTGGGCCTGCGCAAGTGGCGAGGAGCTTCCGTTCGAGAACGGCGCGTTTGACTGCTACACAGTGTCCTTTGGCATTCGCAACTTCAGCGATAGGCCaaaggcgctgcgcgaggcttTTCGCGTCCTCAAGGTAGGTGGTGCGCTGCACGTGCTCGAGTTCAGCAAGCTGACCTGCCCACTTTTGAGCGGGCCTTACGACCTCTGGTCTTACGGCTTTATGCCACAGGTGGGGCGCATGCTGGCGGATGAAGAGAGCTACCGCTATTTAGTGGATAGCATACGCGCTTTTCCCGACCAGGAGACGTTTGCGCAGATGATCCGCGACGCTGGTTTTGGGTATGTGCGCTATGAGAACTTGACTGGTGGCATTGTGTGCATTCATACCGGTGTGAAGACTACTCTCACACCAATAACCACAAGGACCGGCTGTGACATTCCCACTCAGAATGCTTCAGAGGCGACATCGGAGGTAAGACCAGAGCCGAATTCCGCGTAG
- a CDS encoding putative tyrosine specific protein phosphatase, translated as MCEKQLKEKQRFDVHLRRLGERVYPSTEDGFDRELAKLRRIDACVRSNLDEYYSASLGSSMAKNRFSEVKPNEGTIVRLSETGSQGDGTYINANFIDAREKFKVPFVYIATQAPMKNSVLDFWRMVYENDSAFIVMLCAVKENGKIKSETYWPPRGAAYDMGVLSVTLVAENMRPDSVHRRLLLRSVRGDEKEVYHMQYVAWPDQGVPQSSVTLMEMINTIAKSPRSTQSPIVVHCSGGIGRTGVFIGLHIALAQFQLGQANINIPCIVRHLKACRTGMVQRKDQYIFLYYAVQREMERMLLSQKAGVNLLDSRSRLAAAAATRAEPAPTQIASPLIMPMPVQTRGRHMFSIFAPLRSSTSANPTELRSTPIQVPENRNAEDDAATLENYLQAVGSSPSLGRSPSLSNPVDRSFSVEALHHPFRQTSLSPPSLSNSIPREPDVHRRQVGTSRSSTSYMSESATPLLRATSLLREELARQQQANRVKRFSPSFV; from the coding sequence ATGTGTGAAAAGCAACtcaaggagaagcagcgcttcgacgtgcacctccgccgccttggCGAGCGTGTTTACCCCTCCACGGAAGATGGGTTTGATCGGGAGCTAgcgaagctgcgccgcatcgacGCATGTGTCCGGAGCAATTTAGATGAGTACTACAGCGCGTCACTCGGTTCGAGCATGGCGAAGAACCGCTTCTCCGAAGTGAAGCCGAACGAGGGCACGATCGTGCGCCTGAGCGAGACCGGTTCCCAAGGAGACGGCACGTACATCAATGCCAACTTCATCGACGCACGCGAAAAGTTCAAGGTGCCGTTTGTGTACATCGCGACGCAGGCACCAATGAAGAACAGCGTGCTGGATTTTTGGCGCATGGTGTATGAGAATGACTCGGCCTTCATTGTGATGCTCTGCGCGGTGAAGGAGAACGGCAAGATAAAGAGTGAAACCTATTGGCCTCCGCGAGGCGCCGCATACGACATGGGGGTGCTCTCCGTCACCCTCGTCGCGGAGAACATGCGGCCGGACTCGGTTCATCGGCGACTGCTGCTCCGCAGCGTTCGCGGCGACGAAAAGGAGGTGTATCACATGCAGTACGTGGCTTGGCCGGATCAAGGAGTGCCGCAAAGCAGCGTCACACTAATGGAAATGATCAATACCATCGCCAAGTCGCCGCGTAGCACACAGTCACCGATCGTGGTGCACTGTTCCGGCGGCATTGGGCGGACGGGTGTCTTCATTGGTCTGCACATCGCCCTCGCGCAGTTTCAGCTTGGTCAGGCAAACATCAACATTCCTTGCATCGTACGCCACCTAAAGGCGTGCCGCACCGGAATGGTGCAGCGCAAGGATCAGTACATTTTCCTCTACtacgcggtgcagcgcgaAATGGAGCGCATGCTCCTATCCCAGAAAGCCGGCGTCAATCTGCTAGACAGCCGATCACGCttggcagccgcagcggcgacccGCGCTGAGCCAGCCCCGACGCAGATAGCCTCCCCGCTGATCATGCCCATGCCCGTCCAGACCCGTGGGCGGCACATGTTCTCCATCTTCGCGCCGCTCCGCTCGTCGACGTCAGCCAATCCCACCGAGCTTCGCTCCACGCCGATCCAGGTCCCAGAAAACCGgaacgccgaggacgacgcggcCACCCTGGAGAACTACCTGCAAGCCGTAGGGTCGTCGCCCAGTTTGGGGCGTAGCCCAAGCCTGAGCAATCCGGTCGATCGCTCGTTTTCCGTGGAGGCCTTACACCACCCATTTCGCCAAACCTCACTGTCGCCCCCATCACTCTCCAACTCCATCCCGCGTGAGCCGGACGTACACCGGCGCCAGGTCGGCACCTCTCGATCGAGCACGAGCTACATGTCAGAGAGCGCGACACCACTGCTTCGGGCCACATCGCTCCTTCGAGAGGAACttgcgcgacagcagcaagCAAATCGCGTGAAGCGCTTCTCGCCTTCGTTTGTGTAA